A region from the Hydra vulgaris chromosome 08, alternate assembly HydraT2T_AEP genome encodes:
- the LOC136084091 gene encoding uncharacterized protein LOC136084091, with protein sequence MIQIKKKANDLDQLTTLMKEKLKVELLKRKIQILTLTPEFWSLKYASEYFEVSEHLIRRARKLKSENGILAIPDKKIGHNIPDFLTALVQDFFQQDEYSRIMPGKKDCVKVKGGPPQQKRLLMCNLHELYIDFKSKYPNFKIGFSKFCSSRPKWCISVGPSGTHCVCVCIHHQNSILLVNAIQWNVTYKDLMSKLVCDTSNNECMIHRCAKCPGFDNLKEFLDEELSEIDEEEEIQFNQWESTDRSQLVTLTASLFEYKELVVSHINQLTSHSYIAKCQTRYLKEL encoded by the coding sequence AtgatacagataaaaaaaaaagcaaatgatctTGATCAATTGACAactttaatgaaagaaaaacttaaagttgagctattaaaaagaaaaattcaaatattaactCTTACACCTGAAttttggtctttaaaatatGCTTCAGAATACTTTGAAGTTTCTGAACATCTTATACGACGTGCTAGGAAACTTAAAAGTGAAAATGGGATTCTTGCTATACCTGATAAAAAAATAGGCCATAATATACCTGACTTTCTTACAGCTTTGgttcaagatttttttcaacaagatgAATATTCTAGAATTATGCCTGGTAAAAAAGATTGTGTTAAAGTTAAAGGTGGTCCTccacaacaaaaaagattattgatgTGCAACCTTCATGaactttatattgattttaaaagtaaataccctaattttaaaatcggattttcaaagttttgtagTTCGCGTCCAAAATGGTGTATTAGTGTGGGACCAAGCGGTACACACTGTGTATGTGTTTGTATTCACCATCAAAACTCAATACTGCTTGTAAATGCTATCCAATGGAATGTTACATACAAAGATTTAATGTCAAAATTAGTATGTGACACAAGCAATAATGAATGCATGATTCATAGATGTGCCAAATGTCCAGGTTTTGATAACTTAAAGGAATTTTTAGATGAGGAATTAAGTGAAATTGACGAAGAAGAAGAAATTCAATTTAATCAATGGGAAAGTACTGATAGATCACAATTAGTTACTCTGACAGCTAGcttatttgaatataaagaaCTAGTTGTTTCTCACATTAATCAACTAACTTCACATTCATATATTGCTAAATGCCAAACTCGCTATTTGAAAGagctttaa